In the genome of Saccharomyces paradoxus chromosome VI, complete sequence, the window GCGCTAAATATTTCTTGACAAAAAcatacaagaaaaagacatataaaaagaagactACTCAAATGAGGATACAACAATGAACGATTATTCAGCGTGTTTTGAAACTACAATTATAGGATTCCAGCAATAACCAAAATACTTGCCATAATGGTTGATCTTACGGAGTTATCGAAATTTGGTATTACTACGCAATTGAGTGTTATTGGACGCAACCCAGATGAGCAAAGTGGCTTTGTTAATCCACCTCTGTATAGAGGCTCGACGATCATTCATAAAAAACTTTGTGATTTGGagcaaagaaaaggaagattttACGGGACAGCAGGTTCTCCGACCATCGCAAATTTGGAAGATGCCTGGACACATTTAACCGGTGGTGCTGGAACAGTGCTATCTCCTTCTGGACTTGGTTCTATCTCTTTGGCGTTATTGGCCCTTTCTAAAGCTGGTGATCATATCCTGATGACTGACAGTGTCTACGTGCCTACACGTATGCTATGTGATGGTTTATTGGCCAAGTTTGGTGTTGAAACAGACTATTATGACCCATCAATAGGGAAGGATATAGAAAAACTAGTTAAGCCAAACACTGCCGTCATTTTCCTCGAGAGCCCGGGTTCTGGGACCATGGAAATTCAGGATATTCCAGCTTTGGTTTCCGTTGCCAAAAAGCATGGAATAAAGACAATTCTAGACAACACATGGGCGACgccacttttttttgacgCTCATTCGCATGGTATTGATATCTCGCTAGAAGCTGGGACAAAATATTTAGGCGGTCATTCAGATCTCCTTCTTGGTCTGACCTCCGCAAATGAAGAATGTTGGCCGCTATTGCGGTCAACTTATGACGCAATGGCCATGTTGCCGGGTGCCGAAGATTGCCTGTTAGCATTGCGAGGAATGCGTACATTGCACTTACGGTTGAAAGAGgtagaaagaaaagcgCTGGATTTGGCTGCTTGGCTCGGGAATCGAGATGAGGTCGAGAAAGTCCTTCACCCCGCATTTGAGGATTGTCCTGGACATGAGTACTGGGTTCGTGATTACAAAGGTTCTTCAGGCTTATTTTCCATTGTTTTTAAAAATGGGTTCACAAGGGCCGGCCTGGAGAAAATGGTAGAAGAGATGAAAGTTTTCCAACTGGGATTTTCATGGGGTGGTTACGATTCCTTAATTACTCCTGTAGATCCTTctaaaataagaaaagcCTCAGCATGGCCTTACAAGGGTTTCGCAGTAAGAATCCAAGTGGGTCTGGAAGAATTAGCAGATTTAAAAAGGGACCTTGAGTTGGGCTTTGAACGTCTAACAGAAGACATTTCTATGGATCCTTTACAAatctgatatttttttttaaatgtCCCGGCAGTATTGTTTAAGGGGTCAATAAAAGTTTCACAACTATATCTTGGCCTGTACAGGCtaaaatagaaaattaTCTGACAATTGAATGTTTGCCAGTTAAGATATGGGTTCAGTTCTGGCTGCAGCATATTACGGACAATTAAACAGATAACCAGTATTTTTGTGCGTCTTATTGTAATAGAGAGATTCGCCATATTAAATTCATTAGCAATGACACCTACACAGGATGTCATTGTATTTAgtaaagtaaaaatttgtattATGTAAAGATAGAAAAAACCCGTGTCGTACTTATTCAACGCAAATGGTTTTGGTTTGGCCCACTTGTGTTTCTGAATGTAATATCAGCAAACCAGGCTATGTTAGCTTCAACTTCACCGTCCAAATATTTCTTAGTTCGGATTATTCAGTGAGGAGGGAATATCAATATGATATGTGATCTCACTCTCTGAAGCTAAGTGACAATAAAAAGAGGAGGTACCACAATAGGAATGTGGCAAGACAAGTACTGAAGTCTAGTAATAACGTGGTCACATCAGTAACGGAAGGGCCTGTGCACTGTGCTACCACGAACTctattatattatcatcCATCAAAACTGAGTTACAGTTATTCTAAGCACATATGGTACTATGGATAACGGCAGGTGACAGAAAGTGTCAATCAAAATTTCTACACATAACCATAACCTACGTATTTCAGGGGTATATTTTTCTCCTACAAAGATTGAATACAAATAGAACCTGGTAATGATCgatgattttcaatttcttgataaaGGTGATTAtcttatatatacaaaacagaaaaactAGAAGTCGTCCTTAAAGATTTGGGATTCCGCAGGAGGAGGTCTATAATTCTCCATACCACTTTAAAgtacttcttcttcgttatATACGTTGTCATTAAGGACTTTGTTACACTGTCAATTCTCGTGGTTCAAGCTGTATTGTATTTGATTACGTTTTAATCTGTATTCTACTATTCACATTTAAGCATCATATATGCCACTATTTTAGAACATGAATATCAGTCATGATTatgtaataataaaagatgAACAATGATTGGTCGTTGTTCTAAGAGtaaaaaatgtataaatGGAAAGATTAGCGTCTTTAAATGCTAAAAAAGATGGCGGTCCTTTCTTATGCATTTCACAGTCTGCTCCCAGGATATTAGCAGCTGCATTTTAGATAAAGCTGTCAGATTGAGATTCATTAAAAATGCATCGATATGTAGAATAGAAAATTCACATCTAATATCGTGATGTCTGTCAAACTCAAAAACATCTTGAAATTGAGCTGCCGAGCTTTATTTGATAGCTTTCAGTTCTTTTCTAGAATGTGGATAATGTCATCCCGACATTTAAGTATTAAAAGAGCCAACCGTCAACTTCTACAAGCATTGCAGTTTTATTTGGCAGGAGTGGACAAACTGAGGAAGCTAGCCCATACTAGGAAAATGTGCAGACATGATAACTTGTAACCGTTAAGATTTTTTGGATATCATCCGTTTAAGTTCATGCGGGTTATTGACGATCGTTACTTCTTAGTAACATTTATAACGCTTTTTTGACTATAGAAATGTTGTAATAGAAGGTTGGAGCCTTTAGTTCTTGTCTTGAGTCTTGGAGCCACCTTCCCCTTGACGGTACAAAAGCTCATGAATAAGAGAGGTaaatcaatgaaaacgggttataaaatgaaagtgCTTTGTCCACCATTGTTGACGAACAGAAAAGTATCACCAAACGATAACATGAAGTTTCAAAGAGAATGGATAGGTGTCTGTTTGAGCAGAAAGTCTCGAATACTGAAGAGGTCTTCCGAGGGTTCTTTAACGCTATTCTCTTCTGATGTttatttccaaaagataCATGTGACGTTTTAGTTAAATATCAAACAATGATCATAAATCAGGGCAGTGAAATTTGAAAGTGGCGCAACCTTCagttcatttttttgcttaTCAATTTTAGAGCTGTAGCGATCTCGAAAGGGTTTGCGTAACTTTataaaaagattttttatttaacgGCTGTAGTATGATCAGACATGCGGAAGCTACGATCCAAGAGCCCCGCGAAAAGTCATAAACAAAATTATTTCGTTCTTAATGAAATATTACTTCTGATATAGAAATACTATTTTGCTCGTTGACGCTACGAAAAgcagaatttgaaaaggattATAGATGGTATCTTCGTCATTCAAATCATAAATTTCTACGGTGTACTCCCCTCTCCCCGAATATGATTTCCATTTCATATTTAAAATTTGGGAAACtatacttttctttcacGTAATCGTTTAGATCACACCGTACCAAGCTTAGTCAATAAGCTTCTGAACGAGGATCCAAATCTCAAATTCAGATATTCTCTTTGACCAAAAACGGAAGCTTTACAGGCACGCGAAAGGGTTTTTCAAGGCACATCTCGGCACCCCTACAATTGGCATTCTCACATTCCTCCACATACGAATAGATAAAGGCACCATAAAACAATACCTTCGCATAAGAATCTATGGTAGATACATGCCTCGTTCAGGAACAAGTGCGACCTCATAGTTACCGTGAATATTTTGGGAGAGAGACGAGTTATGAAGGATGTGAGATATTGGATGAGAGCACCCCCCCAGCCAGTGATTCGTTTAAGTCGTGGTGACTGGTGAAGGAATGTGTATAAATAAAGCCACTATGATCTTCCTTTTATGCAAATATGTCTTCattcctttctttcctgTTAAGCTTATATCAGCACtaacaaacaaaacaaatacaatgGTCAAATTAACTTCAATCGCTGCTGGTGTTGCCGCCATCGCTGCTGGTGTTGCCGCTGCCCCAGCCACTACTACTCTGTCTCCATCTGACGAAAGAGTCAACCTGGTTGAATTGGGTGTCTACGTCTCTGATATCAGAGCTCACTTAGCCCAATACTACATGTTCCAGGCCGCCCACCCAACTGAAACCTACCCAGTTGAAGTTGCTGAAGCCGTTTTCAACTACGGTGACTTCACCACCATGTTGACCGGTATTGCTCCAGACCAAGTCACCAGAATGATCACCGGTGTCCCATGGTACTCTACCAGATTGAGACCAGCCATTTCTAGCGCTTTATCCAAGGACGGTATCTACACTGCCATTCCAAAATAGGAACACGGACCTTTACGAATGAAATTCTATAGACATTGATAAGTaacgaaaaataaaatatagaaaaaaaaaaagctctTTTTGGTGATATAAGTACAGTtaattatataaatgtatattaAAATTATAAACCTGTTTGATCAATGACGGTACTTTCAAACCATTCTTATCACCACGGTGAACCCAGAAACAACCTCTCTTTTGGGGCCGCCTCCTAGGTGGGGGGTTGAGAGTACGAAGGAAACAATTATCATGAAAATACTGAATTCTAAAACGTATTGTTTTCGTActcttttactttttcaatagataggtcgctttttttttattggatCGGCCCGGAGTCGTTATTACACATGTGTCACTTTTGAGATTAAGGTTGTAGATCAGGGAATTTTTCCGTGGCAGTGCGATTCCTATTTAGTATTCGGTACTGGCCTCCCTAAAGCCTTCAACACCGCCCGTGATTAACAATAAATGtgaaaacaaaagttaTGTGTGAACGGTCTGGCTGTAATTAATGCTCAATAATCGTGTCATGATTTTGTGGATCAAACTATTATATATCCTTTCCCAACATATTAACACTCTAGACCAGCTCAAGTTGTGCTGATAtaatttcttgataaaaCGGGCCatataacttttttggATATACATGGAATAAGGCATCACTTATAGAAGAAAACGACATTGAGTTTTACGCATCTAGTAGGATGGTAgcaagtttattttttgttaacGAGCGGCGAATAGGTGAAAGAGAATAGTTATAATAGTAAAGAgtaaaataattttgattAGTCAGATCTGATGAATTACACAAACtataaaattgaagaaggcgCATTCGTTTCTACACCAAGGGCTCCTCACTGCGAGATAATTGGGCTTCTTTAATGTATGGCCATAGTTCAATGTTCAACGAAGCAAACCGCATAGGTTTCTTTGATGATAAAAGGCGATAGAAGAAGTGGCTAAAAAACCATTCACAGTCAATTCcatcgaagaaaaactcCTCATTCGTCcagacttttttttcaaacaagtacctattcattttctttgcaatttCATTCCATCCATTCGCACCACCTTCTTGTTCATTTATAATAGTTGACAAGAACTGCATCTTTTGTTCCATTTTCATAAGTGAAACTCTCAGATTTTGGAAAGCTGGTACCATTATAAGAAAAATCCCTCCAAGATAGAGGATGCGAAATATAATGCAATAATTACGTGACACGTAGATACAGTTTAAAAAAGCAAGGAATTCCGCCAAAGAGTGAATAGTGAAGATCCTTTTAAGAACCCAGGTAAGCTTGAATCGGTGAACTTCCTTGGGGAGCTGCACGTCTTCCAGGTCAACAGGGCTCCATGCTTTCTCACTATTGAACAACTTCCATTGTTCGTCAACTTCTGTAGCATAGACTTCCAAAGCCTCTTCAATGTAAGGGACAGCACCTTTAAATGACTTAGCCTTGGCAGCTTCGtccttcttcaaagagaatGGTTCGAGAAGAGTTGTTCTGAACATTCCTTGGCAGTCCGCagcatgaaaaaaaaagtacttcGTATTCCAGGCTTTGTTTTCATAGAGGTAAGAATTCAGATTTCTTGCAACAGCTTCCCAATCATCAGCTACTACacctcgaggagaacttctagtgTATTCTGTATatctaatattatagcctttagtaacaatggaatcccaacaatatctaattattcacccaattctcaaTAACATCTAGAAAGGGCAATAAACTTACTacattatgacatataagcTAGATCGTTATTCATTACGTCAACATTTTTCCTAACCGCCGCGCAGGCACGCCgcgcatttcttttcctcgaagaaagcggaaaaaaaaaaatgaaaaaaaaaaaaaaagtataaataGTGGAGTCTTTTCCCATTTAacatttagaaaaaaattcgactggaaattttttgctgaaCATTTAACCGGAGAACCTTGGTGGCTTTTTCTCAGTTTCGTGGGCTTGTACATTTTACCTAGTATGCTgggaactttttttcctgtattctattctatttcttgccttacttttcttattatttttttattcgtTTATAACAAACTAAAAGAAGTAActattttcagtttcaattgATAACAACCCAAATACGTAAAAGCAATGGCCGCTATTAAAGACTACAAGACCGCACTGCAATTTGCCAAGAGCCTTCCAAGACTGGATGGTTTGTCTGTGCAGGAATTGATGGACTCGAAGATCAGAGGTGGGTTGACTTAtaacgattttttgatcttaCCAGGTTTAGTCGATTTTGCGTCCTCTGAAGTTAGCCTACAGACTAAGCTGACCAGGAATATCACTTTAAACATTCCATTGGTTTCCTCTCCAATGGACACTGTGACAGAATCGGAAATGGCCATCTTTATGGCTCTGTCGGGTGGTATCGGTTTCATTCACCATAACTGTACGCCCAAGGACCAAGCTGACATGGTCAGAAGGGTCAAGAACTATGAAAATGGGTTTATTAACAACCCTATTGTGATTTCTCCAACAACCACCGTTGGTGAAGCTAAGAgcatgaagaaaaagtatggATTTGCAGGCTTCCCTGTCACGGAAGATGGCAAGAGAAATGCAAAGTTGGTGGGAGTCATCACTTCTCGTGATATACAGTTCGTTGAGGACGACTCTTTACTCGTTCAGGATGTCATGACCAAGAACCCTGTTACCGGTGCACAAGGTATCACGTTATCAGAAGGTAACGAGattctaaagaaaatcaaaaagggtaGGCTATTGattgttgatgaaaaggGTAACTTAGTTTCTATGCTTTCCAGAACtgatttaatgaagaatcaaaacTACCCATTAGCGTCCAAATCTGCCAACACCAAGCAATTGCTATGTGGTGCTTCCATTGGTACTATGGACgctgataaagaaagactAAGATTATTGGTCAAAGCCGGCTTGGATGTCGTCATATTGGATTCATCCCAAGGCAACtctattttccaattgaacATGCTCAAGTGGGTCAAAGAGAGTTTCGCAGGTCTGGAAGTCATCGCTGGTAACGTTGTGAC includes:
- the IRC7 gene encoding cysteine-S-conjugate beta-lyase IRC7 (Beta-lyase involved in the production of thiols~similar to YFR055W), translated to MVDLTELSKFGITTQLSVIGRNPDEQSGFVNPPLYRGSTIIHKKLCDLEQRKGRFYGTAGSPTIANLEDAWTHLTGGAGTVLSPSGLGSISLALLALSKAGDHILMTDSVYVPTRMLCDGLLAKFGVETDYYDPSIGKDIEKLVKPNTAVIFLESPGSGTMEIQDIPALVSVAKKHGIKTILDNTWATPLFFDAHSHGIDISLEAGTKYLGGHSDLLLGLTSANEECWPLLRSTYDAMAMLPGAEDCLLALRGMRTLHLRLKEVERKALDLAAWLGNRDEVEKVLHPAFEDCPGHEYWVRDYKGSSGLFSIVFKNGFTRAGLEKMVEEMKVFQLGFSWGGYDSLITPVDPSKIRKASAWPYKGFAVRIQVGLEELADLKRDLELGFERLTEDISMDPLQI
- the PAU11 gene encoding seripauperin PAU11 (similar to YIR041W), translated to MVKLTSIAAGVAAIAAGVAAAPATTTLSPSDERVNLVELGVYVSDIRAHLAQYYMFQAAHPTETYPVEVAEAVFNYGDFTTMLTGIAPDQVTRMITGVPWYSTRLRPAISSALSKDGIYTAIPK
- a CDS encoding IMP dehydrogenase translates to MAAIKDYKTALQFAKSLPRLDGLSVQELMDSKIRGGLTYNDFLILPGLVDFASSEVSLQTKLTRNITLNIPLVSSPMDTVTESEMAIFMALSGGIGFIHHNCTPKDQADMVRRVKNYENGFINNPIVISPTTTVGEAKSMKKKYGFAGFPVTEDGKRNAKLVGVITSRDIQFVEDDSLLVQDVMTKNPVTGAQGITLSEGNEILKKIKKGRLLIVDEKGNLVSMLSRTDLMKNQNYPLASKSANTKQLLCGASIGTMDADKERLRLLVKAGLDVVILDSSQGNSIFQLNMLKWVKESFAGLEVIAGNVVTREQAANLIAAGADGLRIGMGTGSICITQEVMACGRPQGTAVYNVCEFANQFGVPCMADGGVQNIGHITKALALGSSTVMMGGMLAGTTESPGEYFYQDGKRLKAYRGMGSIDAMQKTGTKGNASTSRYFSEFDSVLVAQGVSGAVVDKGSIKKFIPYLYNGLQHSCQDIGCRSLTVLKKNVQSGKVRFEFRTASAQLEGGVNNLHSYEKRLHN